In one Brevibacterium sp. CBA3109 genomic region, the following are encoded:
- a CDS encoding DUF368 domain-containing protein yields the protein MSNSTAEPSETQSPARSKALIPLDLLRGFLIGSAELVPGVSGGTIALVTGIYDQLIDSAAHVVGAAKTLITGPNRVKGALSELRRTDWFLIIPALLGMATAVLTIAGVMESFVSSNPELSRGLFFGLVAASIAVPLQMLPRRTARQPVIGGVLALAIPAALAFWMTGLAGGANIENPPLIAVFFAASVAICALVVPGVSGSFLLLAVGLYSTTLGAVSDRDFVYLGVFGLGAVLGLAVFVNILRYLLSNHRWWTLLVMAGLMLGSLRALWPWQAAAEGEGKGAGDLVGPYDPTMGPILLALLGAVVVVILIVVESKFGSKPKQSRSDQRR from the coding sequence ATGTCGAACAGCACAGCTGAGCCATCAGAGACCCAGTCCCCAGCCAGATCCAAGGCCTTGATCCCACTGGATCTGCTGCGCGGATTCCTCATCGGCAGCGCCGAACTCGTCCCTGGCGTCTCCGGGGGAACGATCGCGCTGGTCACCGGAATCTACGATCAGCTCATCGACTCTGCCGCCCACGTCGTCGGCGCGGCCAAGACCCTTATCACAGGGCCGAATCGGGTGAAGGGGGCCCTCAGCGAGCTGCGCCGCACCGACTGGTTCCTCATCATTCCTGCCCTGCTGGGCATGGCGACAGCCGTTCTCACCATCGCCGGCGTGATGGAATCGTTTGTCTCCAGCAATCCCGAACTCTCCCGCGGACTGTTCTTCGGGCTTGTGGCCGCCAGCATCGCTGTGCCCTTGCAGATGCTTCCACGCCGCACTGCCCGCCAGCCCGTGATCGGAGGAGTGCTCGCCCTTGCGATCCCCGCCGCACTTGCGTTCTGGATGACTGGATTGGCCGGGGGCGCCAACATCGAGAACCCGCCCTTGATCGCAGTCTTCTTCGCCGCTTCCGTCGCGATCTGCGCCCTCGTCGTGCCCGGAGTCTCCGGATCCTTCCTTCTCCTGGCCGTAGGCCTGTATTCAACAACTCTCGGTGCCGTCAGCGACCGTGACTTCGTCTATCTCGGAGTCTTCGGACTCGGTGCCGTGCTCGGTCTGGCCGTGTTCGTCAACATCCTTCGTTACCTTCTCAGCAACCACCGGTGGTGGACTCTCCTCGTAATGGCGGGGCTGATGCTGGGATCCCTCCGTGCGCTGTGGCCGTGGCAGGCAGCCGCCGAGGGAGAGGGCAAAGGCGCAGGTGACCTGGTCGGCCCCTACGATCCGACGATGGGTCCAATTCTCCTTGCACTGCTCGGGGCGGTTGTCGTCGTCATCCTCATCGTCGTGGAGTCGAAGTTCGGGTCTAAGCCCAAGCAGAGCCGTTCAGACCAAAGACGGTGA
- the tpx gene encoding thiol peroxidase, with the protein MATTAFQGAPVKTVGDLPDKGVQAPAFSLVGNDLGEVNSQDTAGQRVVLNIFPSVDTGVCADSVRKFNELAASLENTTVLCVSNDLPFAQARFCGAEGIENVVTASGFRSAFGKEFGVTMVDGPLAGLLARSVVVLDEKGTVIHKQLVDEIGTEPDYDSAVAALGA; encoded by the coding sequence ATGGCGACCACAGCATTTCAGGGAGCACCGGTCAAGACCGTAGGCGACCTTCCTGACAAAGGTGTGCAGGCACCGGCATTCAGCCTGGTGGGCAACGATCTCGGTGAAGTGAATTCCCAGGACACAGCTGGTCAGCGTGTTGTGCTCAACATCTTCCCGAGCGTGGACACCGGTGTCTGTGCCGACTCGGTACGTAAGTTCAACGAACTCGCCGCGAGCCTGGAGAACACCACGGTCCTGTGTGTGTCCAACGACCTGCCCTTCGCACAGGCGCGCTTCTGTGGCGCCGAAGGCATCGAGAACGTCGTCACCGCATCGGGCTTCCGCAGCGCCTTCGGCAAGGAATTCGGTGTGACCATGGTCGATGGCCCTCTGGCCGGGCTGCTGGCTCGCTCAGTCGTCGTCCTCGACGAAAAGGGCACCGTCATCCACAAGCAGCTGGTCGATGAGATCGGCACCGAACCTGATTACGACTCGGCGGTCGCCGCACTCGGCGCCTGA
- a CDS encoding thioesterase family protein, producing MSQTNPRESSLSEFESATAVTRHSESAFTAEVDGDWSVAGAVNGGYLLGIIAQTLRLNSPNAPDPLVLSTYYVGPSQGGVADITTRMIREGRSSATFALDLAQSGAPKITALATMGNLEGLPEDVATTANPPELPAPDQCINVAEAPGDFVKSAPLIKRYDMRLDPDTAGFAAGRPSGRGLLQGWIRLADGTEPDALSLLAFLDAFPPVMFDLGHFGWAPTMELTAHLRAVPAPGWIKVKLYTRNIAGGMFEEDCELWDSAGRLVAQSRQLARQPRG from the coding sequence ATGAGTCAAACGAATCCGCGCGAATCGAGCCTGAGTGAGTTCGAATCCGCCACTGCAGTCACACGCCACTCGGAATCCGCCTTCACCGCCGAGGTCGACGGAGATTGGAGCGTAGCCGGAGCGGTGAACGGGGGATACCTCCTCGGCATCATCGCGCAGACTCTGCGCCTCAACAGCCCAAACGCTCCCGACCCCTTGGTGCTCTCCACCTACTATGTGGGTCCCAGTCAGGGAGGAGTCGCCGACATCACCACGCGCATGATCCGCGAAGGCCGGTCCAGTGCCACGTTCGCCCTGGATCTGGCCCAGAGCGGCGCCCCGAAGATCACTGCGCTGGCAACGATGGGCAACCTGGAAGGTCTGCCCGAGGATGTCGCAACCACGGCCAACCCGCCCGAGCTGCCGGCCCCGGACCAGTGCATCAACGTCGCCGAGGCGCCCGGGGACTTCGTGAAGTCCGCTCCCTTGATCAAACGCTACGATATGAGGCTCGATCCCGACACCGCCGGCTTCGCAGCCGGGCGACCCAGCGGCCGTGGCCTGTTGCAGGGCTGGATCAGGCTGGCTGACGGCACCGAACCAGATGCGCTGTCGCTGCTGGCATTCCTCGATGCCTTCCCGCCGGTGATGTTCGACCTCGGCCACTTCGGCTGGGCTCCGACGATGGAGCTCACCGCTCACCTGCGCGCCGTGCCAGCGCCGGGCTGGATCAAGGTGAAACTATATACGCGCAATATCGCCGGCGGAATGTTCGAAGAGGACTGCGAGCTCTGGGACTCCGCGGGACGGCTGGTCGCCCAGTCCCGGCAGCTGGCACGACAGCCACGAGGCTGA
- a CDS encoding META domain-containing protein, whose translation MTQQLNGKWISAKDGSSAFLQFDEDGTLTGSDGGNRISTTWGAEGPGVVIKPFATTQRAVMGMEAWVGRVHRAEADGDVLTVFDHGGNHLGELVRESSSDEPDEGH comes from the coding sequence ATGACACAGCAGCTCAATGGCAAGTGGATCAGCGCCAAGGACGGGTCCTCGGCATTCCTCCAGTTTGACGAGGATGGAACGTTGACCGGCAGCGATGGCGGAAATCGAATCTCAACGACGTGGGGGGCTGAGGGTCCAGGAGTGGTCATCAAACCCTTCGCCACCACGCAGCGCGCCGTCATGGGCATGGAGGCCTGGGTGGGTCGGGTTCACCGCGCTGAGGCCGACGGTGACGTACTCACCGTCTTCGACCACGGCGGCAACCACCTCGGCGAGCTGGTCAGGGAATCCAGTTCGGACGAACCCGACGAAGGACATTAA
- a CDS encoding DinB family protein has translation MSLPPTDPTEAPHGRQGLEEFLDYYRAVVRRKVEGLESSDLNRTVATSSLTLGGIIKHLSLVEEIWFLEDILGQELSKPWSAVDWTAQHDWDFQSAADDTPDYLLDLHAKACEQSRQILTGIADLDTLAARKPSQGDRFNVRWILIHLIEEYARHVGHADLIRENIDGAVGD, from the coding sequence ATGAGCCTCCCGCCGACTGACCCCACGGAAGCACCACATGGACGGCAGGGCCTCGAAGAGTTCCTAGACTACTATCGCGCGGTAGTGCGCAGAAAGGTCGAAGGGCTGGAATCGAGCGACCTCAACCGAACTGTCGCGACATCCAGCCTGACTTTGGGCGGCATCATCAAACACCTGAGCTTGGTCGAAGAAATCTGGTTCCTCGAAGACATCCTCGGTCAGGAACTGTCGAAACCGTGGTCTGCAGTCGACTGGACTGCACAGCACGACTGGGACTTCCAGAGCGCAGCCGATGACACTCCCGACTATCTTCTGGACCTGCATGCCAAAGCATGCGAGCAGTCGCGGCAGATCTTGACCGGAATCGCCGACCTGGACACGCTTGCAGCACGGAAACCATCCCAGGGCGATCGATTCAACGTCCGGTGGATCCTCATCCACCTGATCGAGGAATATGCTCGACACGTGGGCCATGCCGACCTCATACGCGAGAACATCGACGGAGCCGTCGGCGACTGA
- a CDS encoding META domain-containing protein, whose protein sequence is MRIAVLGLVLPLAACGTGSEPSEPTSAEPTDSKSSTDSADAEALDPAGKWTSPEAGDPFLEFTDDGQIKGSDGCNAIQTTWEVDGDKVLITSFTTTQKACAGVDPWLSKASSATVEGNVMKVADASGKVIGGLEKEDK, encoded by the coding sequence ATGAGAATTGCCGTTCTCGGCCTCGTCCTGCCCCTAGCAGCATGCGGGACTGGCTCCGAACCCAGCGAACCAACCAGCGCTGAGCCCACGGACTCCAAATCTTCCACGGACTCGGCAGATGCTGAGGCGCTCGATCCCGCAGGGAAATGGACCTCTCCAGAGGCTGGGGATCCGTTTCTCGAGTTCACCGACGACGGCCAGATCAAGGGATCCGATGGCTGCAACGCAATCCAGACAACGTGGGAAGTCGACGGGGACAAGGTTCTCATCACCTCATTCACCACGACCCAGAAAGCGTGCGCAGGCGTGGACCCGTGGCTGTCCAAAGCATCTTCAGCAACGGTCGAAGGCAACGTCATGAAAGTCGCCGACGCCAGCGGGAAGGTCATCGGCGGCTTGGAGAAAGAGGACAAATGA
- a CDS encoding VOC family protein yields the protein MASLSSLSITFDCKDVETQAIFWAELLRADLDEGANEFVASIGGVHNAESPTPGMLFLKVAERGEGKNPLHIDLDDPHYPADVELAVALGAQKVASFAEFGIEWTTLKDPEGNVFDIGRKAPTDESEPGA from the coding sequence ATGGCGTCCCTGTCCTCGCTGAGCATCACCTTCGACTGCAAAGACGTCGAAACCCAAGCGATCTTCTGGGCCGAACTCCTCAGAGCCGACCTCGACGAGGGTGCGAACGAGTTCGTCGCCAGCATCGGAGGAGTCCACAACGCTGAATCGCCGACACCGGGCATGCTCTTCCTCAAGGTCGCAGAACGTGGCGAGGGCAAGAACCCGCTGCACATCGACCTTGACGACCCGCACTATCCTGCCGATGTCGAACTCGCCGTGGCCTTGGGCGCCCAGAAGGTGGCATCGTTTGCTGAGTTCGGCATCGAATGGACAACATTGAAGGATCCTGAAGGGAACGTCTTCGACATCGGCCGCAAGGCACCCACAGACGAGAGCGAGCCAGGCGCATGA
- a CDS encoding LPXTG cell wall anchor domain-containing protein translates to MQKKLVQSSLALTAAAALGLGSAFVASPALADGPQKLDVQNDKQVQKALSDIEGVNAYGEKDGQLNLGVEKKTDKIEDLEKKYDNINVVEGVKELEPYAKMDLVGGAGYLSSQPGGTGVCSTGFSGWDDDGNPVVLTAGHCSKVIDQTSGEIGGDTTVSETEKPSSAKTNGGEGFEPSGNGVIGTWGFHSYGSGDLLEGDDPGAWPAPKDSDIDFAVIDVDADNYNVKNGVTDWTSAGTDDLSTDLATDIAEVGAHKDGKVSKSGRTTGLTEGDVWTEYNEQFEFSNIGGRWVHGFGVLSPNADPFSAPGDSGGAVFQGDTAVGVISGGGPAPASEPGKEFGWVADLDYSIEQSRVDFNVEKPDEGSPGDDDANADADAKDAEADGGADGKDADAAAAADGNDADADAKDADADAAADGKDADAAAAADGNDATADADAKNADADADAPEAPEAPAVDNQKVDEGGQITGKTEANAKVKLTWNPASGTQSAPQVDVPAEGTVTVTADAEGNFTTEAPSKAGEYAYTATATTAAGTSKTTKFTVVVEEAADETDAGADGATAEADAGAESDADGAAADADAGAEADAGASADAKDAESNADSDGSKDGEAPAERKISISPKEVAASDFVKKDKGVTITVKGFDEGENVSLEVVAGPENVEGITLDETANEDGVAAFSIYGTNASAPSAYLGKYDVQVTGDNDTDDEKALAGSFSVVADEDGNGGGSDDGDGGDGGSDLPRTGAELTGLAAGAGLLVVGGAAVVLTMRRNKKN, encoded by the coding sequence ATGCAGAAGAAACTCGTGCAGAGTTCGCTGGCACTGACCGCCGCAGCGGCGCTCGGTCTCGGCAGTGCGTTCGTGGCATCCCCTGCGCTGGCCGACGGCCCGCAGAAGCTGGATGTGCAGAACGACAAGCAGGTGCAGAAGGCACTGTCCGACATCGAAGGCGTCAACGCCTACGGTGAAAAGGATGGTCAGCTCAACCTAGGTGTCGAGAAGAAGACCGACAAGATCGAGGACCTCGAGAAGAAGTACGACAACATCAACGTTGTCGAAGGCGTCAAGGAACTCGAGCCTTACGCGAAGATGGACCTCGTTGGCGGAGCCGGATACCTGTCGAGCCAGCCCGGCGGAACGGGTGTCTGCTCCACAGGATTCTCCGGCTGGGACGACGACGGCAACCCGGTGGTGCTGACCGCCGGACATTGCTCGAAGGTCATCGACCAGACGTCGGGTGAGATCGGCGGCGACACAACGGTTAGCGAGACCGAGAAGCCCTCCAGCGCTAAAACTAATGGCGGTGAAGGATTCGAACCTTCTGGTAACGGTGTCATCGGTACGTGGGGCTTCCACAGCTACGGCAGTGGTGACCTCCTCGAGGGCGACGACCCCGGTGCATGGCCTGCGCCGAAGGACAGCGACATCGACTTCGCCGTCATCGACGTCGACGCTGACAACTACAACGTCAAGAACGGTGTCACCGACTGGACGAGCGCAGGCACGGACGATCTTTCGACTGATCTTGCCACTGACATCGCTGAGGTCGGCGCACACAAGGATGGCAAAGTCTCGAAGTCGGGCCGTACAACTGGCCTGACAGAAGGCGACGTGTGGACTGAGTACAACGAACAGTTTGAGTTCTCAAACATCGGCGGACGCTGGGTCCACGGCTTCGGCGTGCTCTCGCCAAACGCTGATCCGTTCTCAGCTCCGGGCGACTCCGGCGGTGCTGTCTTCCAGGGTGATACCGCGGTAGGTGTCATTTCCGGCGGAGGGCCTGCCCCCGCTTCAGAACCCGGTAAAGAATTCGGCTGGGTTGCTGATCTCGACTACTCGATCGAACAGTCACGCGTCGACTTCAACGTCGAAAAGCCCGACGAGGGATCTCCAGGCGACGACGATGCGAACGCTGACGCCGATGCCAAGGACGCAGAGGCTGACGGTGGTGCTGACGGCAAGGATGCAGATGCTGCAGCCGCTGCTGATGGTAACGACGCCGACGCCGATGCCAAGGATGCAGATGCTGACGCCGCTGCTGATGGTAAGGATGCAGATGCTGCAGCCGCTGCCGACGGCAACGACGCGACGGCTGACGCCGATGCCAAGAACGCTGACGCCGACGCTGACGCTCCCGAAGCACCTGAAGCACCAGCAGTCGACAACCAGAAGGTTGACGAAGGCGGACAGATCACCGGGAAGACCGAGGCCAACGCCAAGGTGAAGCTGACCTGGAATCCGGCTAGCGGCACTCAGAGTGCACCTCAGGTTGATGTTCCTGCCGAAGGCACTGTCACAGTCACTGCTGACGCCGAAGGCAACTTCACCACCGAAGCTCCCTCGAAAGCTGGAGAGTACGCTTACACCGCTACTGCCACCACCGCAGCCGGAACGTCGAAAACGACCAAGTTCACCGTCGTTGTTGAAGAAGCTGCAGACGAAACAGACGCTGGCGCCGATGGCGCAACAGCCGAAGCCGACGCTGGTGCAGAATCCGATGCCGATGGTGCAGCGGCAGATGCTGATGCAGGCGCGGAAGCAGATGCCGGTGCATCTGCAGACGCAAAGGACGCAGAGTCCAACGCTGACTCCGACGGATCGAAGGACGGCGAGGCTCCTGCCGAGCGCAAGATCTCCATCTCCCCCAAGGAAGTTGCTGCTTCTGACTTCGTGAAGAAGGACAAAGGCGTGACGATCACCGTCAAGGGCTTCGACGAGGGCGAAAATGTCTCTCTCGAGGTTGTTGCCGGGCCGGAGAACGTTGAGGGCATCACGCTCGATGAGACCGCGAACGAGGACGGCGTCGCCGCCTTCTCGATCTACGGAACCAACGCATCCGCTCCTTCGGCCTACCTGGGCAAGTACGACGTGCAGGTGACCGGAGACAACGACACGGACGATGAGAAGGCACTTGCCGGTTCGTTCAGCGTTGTTGCCGATGAAGATGGCAACGGCGGCGGAAGCGACGACGGTGACGGCGGAGACGGTGGATCCGATCTGCCTCGCACCGGTGCTGAACTGACCGGCCTCGCTGCCGGTGCAGGACTCCTCGTTGTCGGTGGAGCCGCAGTCGTTCTGACCATGCGTCGGAACAAAAAGAACTGA
- a CDS encoding LPXTG cell wall anchor domain-containing protein, translating to MQKKLVQSSLALTAAAALSLGSAFVASPAMADNGSEKLDVQSETQVQKALSDVEGVNAYGAKGGQLNIGVEKKTSEIKDLEKKYENINVTDGVKELKRHSENDVVGGAGYLATVGEGAGACSTGFSGWDGDGNPVVLTAGHCSKIIEKSGEITGDSTVDQTEKPKSAPANGGDGFQRSGNGVLGEWGFHSYGTGDLLDGTEDPSSAKDSDIDFAVIKVDQSKYAAKNGVTDWTSADSNDLSSSLETDITKVGAHKDGTVQKSGRTTGLTEGEVDSEYNDKFDYANVGGYWVHGFGVTSPADKPFSQPGDSGGAVFQGDTAVGVISGGGPLDEDTQFGWVADLDNSLAQSGVDFSLEKPGDETPEAPKAPVAKDQTIEPKGDVTGKAEAGAKVEVKWEAAKGTQAAGDDSETVKADKNGKFIVEGPKAEGTYKFSATATVDGQESKTTEFEVTVEKEETEAPAPVEREINVDPKEIVASDFVKEDEGVTVTVKGFDEGEKVTLKVASGPENVEGITLDETANENGAAAFSIYGTSETDPSVYLGKYDVNVTGANDTDEEKALAGSFSVVADEDGNGGGNDGGDNGSKDDDGNGDGGSDLPRTGAELTGLAAGAGLLVVGGAAVVLTMRRNKKN from the coding sequence ATGCAGAAGAAACTCGTGCAGAGTTCGCTGGCACTGACCGCCGCCGCGGCGCTCAGTCTCGGCAGTGCGTTTGTCGCATCCCCTGCAATGGCCGACAACGGCTCGGAGAAGCTCGATGTGCAGAGCGAGACCCAGGTGCAGAAGGCACTGTCAGACGTCGAGGGCGTCAACGCCTACGGCGCTAAGGGCGGTCAGCTCAACATCGGTGTCGAGAAGAAGACATCCGAGATCAAGGATCTCGAAAAGAAATACGAGAACATCAACGTCACCGACGGCGTCAAGGAACTCAAGCGCCATTCCGAGAACGATGTCGTCGGCGGTGCGGGTTACCTGGCAACCGTCGGTGAGGGCGCTGGCGCCTGCTCAACCGGATTCTCCGGTTGGGACGGAGACGGAAACCCAGTCGTCCTGACCGCTGGTCACTGCTCGAAGATCATTGAAAAATCTGGCGAGATCACCGGAGACAGCACGGTCGACCAGACCGAGAAGCCCAAGAGTGCTCCTGCCAATGGCGGAGATGGCTTCCAGCGCTCCGGCAACGGCGTTCTCGGCGAGTGGGGCTTCCACAGCTATGGCACCGGGGATCTGCTCGATGGCACCGAAGACCCGAGCAGCGCCAAAGACAGCGATATTGACTTCGCGGTCATCAAGGTCGATCAGTCGAAGTACGCCGCCAAGAACGGTGTCACCGACTGGACGAGCGCCGACTCGAACGATCTGTCTTCGAGCCTCGAAACCGATATCACCAAGGTCGGCGCGCACAAGGACGGTACCGTCCAGAAGTCGGGTCGCACGACTGGCCTGACCGAAGGCGAGGTCGACTCCGAGTACAACGACAAGTTCGACTACGCGAATGTCGGCGGATACTGGGTCCACGGATTCGGCGTGACGTCCCCAGCCGATAAGCCGTTCTCGCAGCCAGGTGACTCCGGTGGCGCTGTCTTCCAGGGCGACACCGCTGTTGGTGTCATCTCCGGCGGCGGGCCGCTGGACGAGGACACCCAGTTCGGCTGGGTTGCCGACCTTGACAACTCTCTGGCGCAGTCCGGAGTGGACTTCAGCCTCGAGAAGCCAGGAGACGAGACTCCTGAGGCTCCGAAGGCCCCTGTAGCCAAGGACCAGACCATCGAGCCCAAGGGCGATGTGACAGGTAAGGCCGAGGCTGGCGCCAAGGTTGAGGTCAAGTGGGAAGCTGCCAAGGGCACCCAGGCTGCCGGAGACGATTCCGAGACGGTCAAGGCCGACAAGAACGGCAAGTTCATAGTCGAGGGCCCCAAGGCTGAAGGTACGTACAAGTTCTCCGCTACCGCCACAGTTGATGGTCAGGAATCCAAGACCACCGAGTTCGAGGTGACTGTAGAGAAGGAAGAGACCGAGGCTCCTGCTCCTGTCGAGCGCGAGATCAACGTTGACCCCAAGGAGATCGTTGCTTCCGACTTCGTGAAGGAAGACGAGGGCGTGACTGTCACGGTCAAGGGCTTCGACGAAGGCGAGAAGGTGACCCTCAAGGTCGCATCCGGTCCTGAGAACGTTGAAGGCATCACCCTCGATGAGACCGCAAACGAGAACGGTGCCGCTGCCTTCTCGATCTACGGCACGAGCGAAACAGATCCTTCGGTCTACCTCGGCAAGTACGACGTGAACGTCACCGGAGCCAACGACACCGATGAAGAGAAGGCTCTTGCCGGCTCCTTCAGCGTTGTTGCAGACGAAGACGGCAACGGCGGCGGAAACGACGGCGGCGACAACGGCAGTAAGGATGACGACGGCAATGGTGACGGTGGATCTGATCTGCCTCGCACCGGTGCTGAACTGACCGGCCTCGCTGCCGGTGCCGGACTCCTCGTTGTCGGTGGAGCCGCAGTTGTTCTGACCATGCGTCGGAACAAGAAGAACTGA
- a CDS encoding GNAT family N-acetyltransferase: MSISLSRLDPSGADRQSLINFFTSTTFPFHVHSEQWTVAKVEELIDSGAFRNDENEAFWLRHDTLGVIGYVRLEDLADDTPMFDLRLATKFRGRGLGVGCLRAVTDRVFMTTDVDRFEGHTRDDNVAMRSTLIRAGWSKEAHYRRAWPVKGQMARDSVAYAILREEWKSGSSVDVHWHDLPMFTPQVGEDVDYTSNSVPEATELCELYRSVGWTAYTQDPVSLHSSVLSSAHVVSARRDGQLIGLARVVSDFGSIVYLQDVLVHPEHHRRGVGRQLVTRALMPFEGVRQKVLLTDAEPGQKQFYETLGFSEASASANSDIRAFVKL, translated from the coding sequence ATGAGCATATCCCTGTCACGTCTCGATCCCAGTGGTGCCGATCGTCAGAGTCTCATCAACTTCTTCACCAGCACCACGTTCCCTTTCCACGTGCACTCAGAGCAATGGACTGTGGCCAAGGTCGAGGAACTGATTGATTCGGGAGCTTTTCGAAATGATGAAAACGAAGCATTCTGGCTCCGCCATGACACTTTGGGCGTCATTGGATATGTTCGCCTGGAAGATCTCGCCGATGACACGCCTATGTTCGATCTGCGCTTGGCAACGAAGTTTCGCGGGAGGGGACTCGGCGTCGGGTGTTTGCGCGCCGTCACTGATCGTGTGTTCATGACCACGGACGTCGATCGATTCGAAGGTCACACTCGCGACGACAATGTCGCTATGCGGTCCACCCTCATTCGTGCCGGCTGGTCGAAGGAGGCGCACTATCGACGAGCATGGCCCGTGAAGGGTCAGATGGCCAGGGACTCAGTCGCCTATGCCATTCTGCGCGAGGAATGGAAGTCTGGGTCGTCGGTCGATGTCCATTGGCACGACCTCCCGATGTTCACGCCTCAGGTCGGGGAAGACGTGGATTACACATCGAATTCTGTCCCCGAGGCCACGGAACTTTGCGAGCTCTATCGTTCGGTGGGCTGGACGGCATATACACAGGACCCTGTCTCCCTGCACTCGAGTGTGCTGTCCTCTGCTCATGTCGTATCCGCCCGGCGTGATGGTCAGCTGATCGGCCTGGCACGTGTCGTCAGCGATTTCGGTTCGATCGTGTACCTGCAGGATGTGCTCGTCCACCCGGAGCACCATCGCCGAGGTGTCGGCCGGCAGCTCGTCACCCGTGCTCTGATGCCGTTTGAGGGAGTGAGGCAGAAGGTTCTGCTCACCGATGCCGAGCCGGGGCAGAAGCAATTCTACGAAACGCTGGGATTCAGCGAAGCCTCCGCATCCGCCAATTCAGATATTCGCGCATTTGTGAAGCTCTGA
- a CDS encoding PIG-L deacetylase family protein has translation MTELSIFDDDDVNRLLCIVAHPDDMEYGASAAVAKWTDQGKAVSYLLLTRGEAGIREMSPEKVVPLREGEQRQACTIVGVEDLEILDFPDGLLEPSHELRRAIAKKIRQFKPDAVMVTNWELKMPWGLNHVDHRAAGIATVDAIRDADNPWVFTDLKDDGLEAWKADRLLVNMGDATHAVVLDDEHVDRAVRSLEAHTVYLEALPDHPAPSDMIPGITSEAGTRAGVKYALPVQVFDM, from the coding sequence ATGACTGAGCTTTCGATCTTCGACGACGATGATGTCAATCGCCTCCTGTGCATCGTCGCCCACCCCGACGACATGGAATACGGTGCTTCCGCGGCCGTGGCCAAATGGACCGACCAGGGAAAGGCCGTGTCCTACCTGCTCCTGACTCGCGGTGAAGCCGGAATCCGCGAAATGAGCCCTGAGAAGGTTGTTCCCCTGCGAGAGGGTGAGCAACGACAGGCATGCACGATCGTCGGTGTTGAGGACCTTGAAATCCTTGACTTCCCCGACGGTCTCCTCGAGCCAAGCCACGAACTCCGGCGTGCGATCGCCAAGAAGATCCGCCAGTTCAAGCCCGACGCCGTGATGGTGACCAACTGGGAACTCAAGATGCCTTGGGGTCTGAACCATGTCGACCATCGGGCAGCCGGCATCGCGACAGTCGATGCGATCCGCGACGCCGACAATCCGTGGGTCTTCACCGACCTCAAGGATGACGGCCTCGAGGCGTGGAAGGCCGACAGACTGTTGGTCAACATGGGTGATGCCACCCATGCCGTCGTCCTCGACGACGAACACGTCGACCGGGCCGTGCGCTCGTTGGAGGCTCACACCGTCTATCTCGAGGCGCTCCCCGACCACCCGGCCCCCTCGGACATGATCCCCGGAATCACCTCGGAAGCCGGAACACGGGCAGGCGTGAAGTACGCGCTGCCCGTGCAGGTATTCGATATGTAG